The following nucleotide sequence is from Chromobacterium rhizoryzae.
GCGCTGGGCGCCGGCAGCGTCTTCGTGCTGTCGCTGCCTTTGCAGGCGATGAACGCGCCGGAGGGCCGGGCCAAGACGGGCTCGGAAGCGGACCCGGCGGGGCTGGAGCGTCAGCTGCGCGTCCTGGTGGTGGACGACAATCCGATCAATCGCAAATACATGCAGGCGATGCTGCAAAAGCAAGGGCATCTGGTCACCGTGATCCAGGACGGCGCGGAAGCCGTGGAGGCGGCCGCCCGGCAGCCCTTCGATTTGGTCTTGATGGACTTGCACATGCCGGCGATGGACGGCATCGAGGCGACCGGGCATTTGCGCGAGCGCGCGATGACGCCGGGGATGAAGATCGTCGCGCTGACGGCGGACGTCCTCGCGGAAACGCGGGACAAGGCTCTGGCCGGCGGCCTGGACGATTTCCTGGCCAAACCGCTGCATGTGACGGAGTTTCACGCCATGCTGGAGCGTCAGTTCGGCAATGGGCCGGCGCGGGAGCCGAACGCCGAGCCCACCTTGCTGCCGGCCTTGCTGGACGTGGCGATGATCGAAAAAATGACCGAAATGCTGACCCTGGAAAAATACCGGGAGCTGGTGGCGCAATTCTTCGCCGGCAAGGTGGGCCGGGTCGACGAGCTGCTGGCCGCCGCGCTGGCCGGTCAGCGAGATCAGGTGCGACGCCACTCGCACAATCTGAAGGGGGCCGCGCTGACCCTGGGCTTCAGCGCGCTGGGCGGATCCTGCGCCGGGCTGGAGCGCTTGGCGCTGGCGGCGGAGGAGGGCTTGGCCGACGAGGCGGAAAGAGTGGGCCTGCTGTTCGACTCGACGCGCAGCGCCTGCATCGCGGCCGGCTATCTGGCCGGCATGGATTTGCCGGCGCTGCGTTAGCCGCGGGGGCGGAGGGAAAATAGCCGGCGCCTTTCTCGCGGACGCGTAGCCGGCGGCGGAAGTGATAAGATCGGGGCGAGTGGGTGCCTGAATCCCATACTGAATAAAAATAGAGAGCCGAAGCCGTCCATGAGCCAGAACGATTGCTTGTCCATTTTATTTGTTTGCATGGGAAACATCTGCCGGTCGCCAACGGCGGAAGGGGTGATGCGCGCCAAGCTGAAGCGCGCGGGCCTGGAGGCGCGGATTGAAGTGGAGTCGGCGGGCACGCACGGCTACCATGTCGGCGAAGCGCCGGACCGGCGCACCTGTCAGGCGGCGCTGCGTCGCGGCTACGACCTGTCCGATTTGCGGGCAAGACAGGTGGAGGCGCGCGATTTCGAGCGTTTCGACTGGATTTTGGCCGCCGACCGGCAAAATTTGGCTTTGTTAAATACCCAATGTCCGCCATCCTATCGGGGCAAGCTGCATTTGCTGCTGGAGCCGCTGTCCGGCGCCGCCCGCGACGTGCCCGATCCCTATTACGGCGGCGCAGGCGGTTTCGACACCGTGCTGGATCTGGTGGAGGCGGCTTGCGACGCCTGGCTGGCCCGCATCGCGGACGCCGAAACGGAGCCGGCGCCATGAAGCCGTTTGACGCGGCGGCGCCGTGCGCGCGGGCTGTTTTTACAATAACCAGAGAAAGCCAAGGACGCGTATGGGGCAGCTGACGAGGGGAAACGCGGCCAAGAAGCCGCTGGACGTAGTGCCCAGCCACAACGCCGACATTATCTTGCCCAAGCAGGCCGGCAAAGTGCCCTTGGCCAGCCAGGCGGTGATCGTCATCGGCTCTTCCACCGGCGGCACGGAGGCGCTGCGCACCTTGCTGACCGCGCTGCCGGTCTCGATGCCGCCCATCCTGATTACCCAGCATATGCCGGAGATGTTCACCCATTCCTTCGCCACGCGGCTGAACACCTTGTGCAAGCTTACGGTGAAGGAAGCCGAGGACAATGAACGGCTGCAAAACGGCACCGTCTACATTGCGCCCGGCCATTCCCATCTGCTGATCAAGCCGGCGCCCACCATAGGCTACGCCATCGGCCTGCACGCCGGGCCGCCGGTCAACCGGCATCGCCCGTCCGTGGACGTGCTGTTCCGCTCCGCCGCCAACCTGGTGGGCAAGAACTGCATCGGCGTGATCCTGACCGGCATGGGGCGGGACGGCGCCAGCGGCATGCTGGAGCTCAAGCAGGCCGGCGCCTGGAACATCGCCCAGGACGAAGCCAGCTGCGTGGTGTTCGGCATGCCCAAGGAGGCCATCGCCATGGGCGGCGCGCACGAAGTGCTGGCCTTGGAAAGCATCGCCACGCGTTTGTCGGTGCTGGCCACGCAAAAGCAACAACAAGCCGGCGGCTCGGCTTAACCCTCTGATAGAACAAGAAGACATGAAGTATCTCCCTATTCTGGTGGTGGAAGACGACGCGGACCTGCGCGAAGCCATCGTCGACACCCTAAGCCTGGCCGGTTATCCCACCTTGGAGGCCGGCGACGGCGCCGCGGCCCTGGCCAAATTGAAAGAAGCCCCGGTGGGGCTGATCGTATCCGACGCCCAGATGGCGCCGATGGACGGCTACGCGTTGTTCGAGGAAGCGAAAAAACGCTATCCCGGCGTGCCCTTCATCCTGATGACCGCCTACGGCGTCATCGAAAGGGCGATTGAACTGCTGCGCGCGGGCGCCGCGCATTACCTGCTCAAGCCTTTCGAGCCGGCCAGCCTGATCGCCGAAGTGGAAAAGCATTTGCTGCGCATGCCCAGCGAGACGAGCGGCGAGGTGGTGGCCGAGTCAGCCGCGATGCGGCAGCTGTTCGCGCTGGCCGGCCGCGTGGCCGGCAGCGACGTCAGCGTGATGATCTCCGGCCCCAGCGGCGTGGGCAAGGAAGTGCTGGCGCGCTACATCCATCGGCACTCCAAGCGCTGCGAAGGGCCATTCGTCGCGGTCAACTGCGCGGCGATCCCGGAAAACCTGCTGGAGTCCACCTTGTTCGGCCATGAGCGCGGCGCGTTCACCGGCGCGGCCCAGGCCTTGCCGGGCAAGTTCGAACAGGCGCAGGGCGGCACCATCCTGCTGGACGAAGTCACCGAGATGCCGTTGTCGCTGCAGGCCAAGCTGCTGCGCGTGCTGCAGGAGCGGGAAGTGGAGCGCGTCGGCGGCACGCGCACCCTGAAGCTGGACATCCGCGTGCTGGCCACGTCCAACCGCGATTTGCAGGCCGCGGTGGACGCGGGGCAATTTCGCGAGGACCTGTATTTCCGTTTGAACGTGTTCCCGATGCGCATCCCCGCGCTGGCCGAACGACGCGACGATATTCTGCCGCTGGCACGAATCATGCTTAAAAAGTACGCAGAGGCCGCCGGAAGAGGCAATCTGATCCTGTCCGAGGATGCGGAACGTCATTTGACGGCCTATAGTTGGGAGGGTAACATCCGCGAACTGGAGAATGTGGTGCAGCGGGCGGTGATTCTTGCCGCCGGGGCGGAAATTTTTGCCGCCGACCTGCTGCTGGATCACGACTCCGGCGCGGCTCAGGTTACCCGGACAGCGTCTGAAAAAGACTATTCCGTGTCGGATGAAACCGACATGAAAACGCTAGAGAAACGCCATATTCTGGAAACCTTGACCGCAGTGGGCGGCGTCAAGAAGCTGGCCGCGGAAAAACTGGGCATCAGCGAGCGCACCTTGCGCTATAAATTGCAGCGTTACCGTGATGAAGACGCAGCCGACGGATGTCAGGAGGTTCCAGATGGAAATGGCTTGGAGTAACCATGTCAGTGCCAAATATCGATCAACTGTTGGGCGAGCTGCGCACCGCCTCGGCCCTGGCCGCGGGCAAGCCCGCCGCTACGGCCCCGGAAGCGTCCCAGGTGGACTTCTCCGCTGTGCTAAAGTCCACCTTGGAGCAGGTGAATTCGGCGCAGCAGACTTCGCAGGAGATGCAGAAGCAATTTGAATTGGGTGACGAGGGGGTCAACCTGCAGGACGTGATGGTGTCGCTGCAGAAAGCCAGCCTGTCGTTCCAGACCATGGTTCAGGCGCGCAACAAGCTGGTCACCGCCTATCAGGAAATCATGAATACCCAAGTCTAGCGCTGCCGGACCCGACCAGCCGGCGGCGGTGGGCTCGAACCTAAAACCACTGTATGGCTGACCTGGCAGAAGAAAACGCTACGCCCGTTTGGCGAAGCCGCATGAATGAAGCGTCCGATCGCTTCAAAGCGCTTCCCAACAATAAAAAAGTCCTGTTCCTCGCGGCGGTAGCCGCCATTTTCGCTGTTATCGTGGGCGCGGTGGTGTTGAACCGCACGCCCAGCTATAAAGTCCTGTTCTCCAATATCTCCGACCGCGACGGCGGGCAGGTGGCCGCTTCGCTGCAGCAGATGAACGTGCCGTATCAGTTGGGCGAGGGCGGCACCATCTCCGTGCCCTCGGACAAGGTCTACGACGCGCGCCTGAAGCTGGCGGCGCAAGGCCTGCCCAAGGCCGGCGGCGTCGGTTTCGAACTGATGGACAATCAGAAGTTCGGCATCAGCCAGTTCGCCGAGCAAGTCAATTACCAGCGCGCCATCGAGGGCGAGCTGGCGCGCACCATTGAAGCGGTGGGCTCGGTGGAGACCGCCCGCGTCCATATCGCCATTCCCAAGCAAAGCGTCTTCGTGCGCGAACAGCAACAGCCCACCGCCTCGGTGATGCTGAGCCTGTTCCGCGGCCGCATGCTGGACGCCGGGCAGATCGCCGGCATTTTGCACCTGGTGTCCAGCTCGGTGCCCAATCTGCCGGTCAAGAACGTCACCATCGTCGATCAGGACGGCAATCTGCTGTCCAAACAGAACGGGCCGGACGAGAACTCGGGCCTGGATCAGCGCCAGCTGGGCTATGTGCGCCAGGTGGAAGAGGGCTACGTCAAGCGCATCGAGGATATTCTGGAGCCGATCTTCGGCAAGGGCAATTCTCGCGCCCAGGTCACCGCCAGCGTCGATTTCGCCGAGGTGGAGCAGACCTCGGAAACCTTCAAGCCCAATTCCAGTCCCAATCCGTCCTCCACCCGCAGCCAGCAGATCAGCGAAAAGCTGAACAACGGCGCGGCGTTGCCGTCCGGCGTGCCGGGGGCCTTGTCCAATCAGCCGCCGTCGGCCGCCTCCGCTCCGATCACCTTGCCGCCGGGCGCCGCGCCGGGCACCGCCACGCTGTCCGGCCAGACCATGGGCGCGTCCGGCACGCTGCAACGCGACATCACCACCAATTACGAAGTCGACAAGACCATCCAGCACACCAAGATGCCGCAGGGCGGCGTCAAGCGCCTATCGGCCGCCGTGGTGGTCAATTACCGGCGCATGCCGGACAAGAACGGCGAAATGAAGCCGACGCCGCTGACCCCGCAGGAGGTTCAGCAGATCAATAATCTGGTCAAGGAGGCGATGGGCTTCAACACCCAGCGCGGCGACACCCTGAACGTGGTCAACGCCGCCTTCGCCGACGCCGAAGTGCCGGCGACGCTGCAGGAAAAAGTCACCGACTACGTGGCCAGCAACGGCTCCAGCCTGATCAAGTACGGCCTGCTGACCATCGCGGTGCTCTACCTGCTGTTCGGCGTGGTGCGGCCCATCATGCGCGATCTGGTCAAGCCGCCGGCGCCGGCCAAGGGCAGCGAAGAAGAGGCCGCGGCGCAGGCCGCCGCCGCGGGCGGCCGCCTGCTGGGCGTGGCCGGAGAAGAAGGCGAGGAGGGCGCGGCCGGTCACGCCGGCGGCGCCGCGGGCGGCGGCGATCCGCGCGAAGCGCAGATGCGGCAATACACCACCAATCTGGAAGCGGTGCGTGAAATGGTGAAATCCGATCCGCGCATGGCGGCCCAGATCATCAAGGAATGGATAAGCGCCGATGAGTGAGAACGGAGTGCGCAAAAGCGCGGTGTTGCTGTTCAGCCTGGGGCAGGCCGAGGCGGTGGAGGTGTTCAAATACCTCGGTCCCAAGGAAGTGCAGAAAATTTCGCTGGCGATGGCGGCGATCAATAATCTGAGCTACGAACAGATCGACGAGGTGGTCAGCGAATTCAAGGGCGAGTGCGCGGCGCGCGCCAGCATCGGCGCGTCCGACGAATACCTGCGCAATGTGCTGATCGAGGCGCTGGGCCCGGACAAGGCGGCCAACCTGTTGGACAAGATCATGCAGGGCAACGACCACAGCGGCATCGAAAGCCTGAAGTGGATGGACCCTTCTTCCGCCGCGGACCTGATCCGCAACGAGCACCCGCAGATCATCGCCACCATTCTGGTGCATCTGGAGCCGGATCTGTCCAGCTCCATTCTGTCCTTCTTCCCGGAGCGGATGCGCAACGAAGTGCTGATCCGGACCGCCACGCTGGAGGGTGTGCAGCCGCAGGCGCTGCGCGAACTGAACGACGTGCTGACCCAGCTCTTGTCCGGTTCCGACCGTATCAAGAAGAGCGCGGCCGGCGGCATTGGCCTGACCGCGGAAATCCTCAACTTCATGGGCTCCAACGTCGAGGCCGCCGCGCTCAATTACATCCGCGAGTACGACCCGGAGCTGGCTCAGCGCATTCAGGACAAGATGTTCGTGTTCGAGAACATCCTGGAAATCGACGACCGTTCGATCCAGACGATTCTGCGCGAAGTGCAGTCCGATTCTCTGGTCATCGCGCTCAAAGGCACCAGCGCCGAGCTCAAGGACAAAATCTTCCGCAATATGTCGCAGCGGGCCGCGGAAATGTTGCGCGACGACCTGGAGTCCAAGGGCCCGGTCAAGCTGTCCGAAGTGGAGGCCGAGCAGAAGGAAATCCTCAAGGTGGTGCGCAAGCTCGCCGACGACGGCCAGATCGTGCTAGGCAGCAAGGGCGGTGATGAAGGTCTCGTCGAGTAATCCCATCATCCCCGGCGAGGAGCTGGAGGGCTGGAGCAGTTGGAGTCCCAACGCGCTGGACGGCCTGACTCAGAGACTGACGCCGGTGCAACTGATGGAGCTGGCGCAGCAGCGCCGCCGCCAGCAGGAGCAGGCGCAGGCGGAGTCCGCCGCCGAGCCGGCACCGGCCGAGCCCGAAGCGGAAGCCGGCGGGGCCGAAAACGAGCGCGCGGTCAGCGGTTATCCCACCGCGGCGGAGCTGGAAGCCATCCATCAGGAAGCCTGGCAGTCCGGTCATGAGGCCGGGGAGGAAGCCGGCCGCGCCGCCGGTTATCAAGAAGGTTTGACCGCCGGGCGCGAGCAGGGTCTGGCCGAGGTGCGCGCCGAGCAGGAGGCCCGCTTCGCCGCGGCCTGGCAGCCGCTGCAAGCGCTGGCGGCAGGGCTGGCGCAAGATATTTCCCGTTTTGAAACCGAATTGTCGGCGGACTGGCTGGCGCTGGCGCTGGAGCTCGCCGGCCAGTTGAGCCATGGGCTGGCGCGGCAGAATCCTTTGTTGATTCAGGAGTTGCTGCGCGAGGCGCTGGAGGACTTGCCGGCCACGCTGGCTCAGGCGCGGCTGCGCTTGAACCCGGCGGATCTGGCCGTGGCGCGGGAGTTTCTGGCCCAGGAGACGCCGGAAACCCAGTGGCAATGGATAGAGGATCCGGAAGTGGAGCGCGGCGGCTGCGTGATAGACACCGCGGCGTTGCGGCTGGATCTGACCATGAACACCCGCATCGCCGCCATGCGCAAAGCCTTGGGAATGGACGATGAGCCCGCCGCTGATTGAGCGCCAGCGCGCCTGGCTGCGCGATTGCGCGGACAGCGCGCGCGCCGCCAAGCTGTGGCAGCCCTGCGGCAAGCTGGTCCGCGTCACCGGCATGGTGATGGAAGCGGTGGGCCTCAAGCTGCCGGTGGGCAGCGCCTGCCAGGTGGCCCTGGCGGATAAGCGTCTGGTGGAAGCCGAGGTGGTGGGCTTCTCCGGCGACAAAGTCTTTCTGATGCCGCTGAGCAATGTGCATGGCTTGCTGCCGGGCACGCCGGTGATGCCGCTGACGCCGCAGCACCCGCCGCAATTCGGCAAGACCCGGGCCCAGGCCGCCGGCGACGGCGCGTCCGGCCGCATGGTGCCGGTGGGGCTCAGCCTGTTGGGCCGGGTGCTGGACTCGCTGGGCCGGCCGCTGGACGGCAAGGGCGACATTCATCCCGACGCCTGGTTTCCCTTGCACAGCCAGCCGATGAACCCGCTGGACCGATCGCCGGTGCGCGACGTGCTGGATGTCGGCGTGCGCGCCATCAACGGCCTGTTGACGGTGGGGCGCGGTCAGCGTCTGGGCCTGTTCGCCGGCTCCGGCGTGGGCAAATCGGTGTTGCTGGGCATGATGGCGCGCTTCACCAAGGCCGACGTGGTGGTGGTGGGCCTGATCGGCGAGCGCGGCCGCGAGGTCAAGGACTTCATCGAAAACATTCTCGGCGACGAGGGCATCGCCCGCTCGGTGGTGGTGGCCGCGCCGGCGGACATGCCGCCGCTGATGCGGCTGCACGGCGCCGCCTACGCCACCGCGCTGGCCGAGTATTTCCGCGCCCAGGGCCTGGACGTATTGCTGCTGATGGATTCGGTGACCCGTTACGCGATGGCGCAACGCGAGATCGCGCTGGCCATCGGCGAGCCGCCGGTGACCAAAGGCTATCCGCCGTCGGTGTTCGCGCGTCTGCCGCAATTGATCGAGCGCGCCGGCAACGCCGCCGAGGGCGGCGGCTCCATCACCGGCTTCTACACGGTGCTGTCCGAGGGCGACGATCAGCAGGACCCGATCGCGGACTCGGCGCGCGCCATTCTGGACGGCCACTTCGTGCTGTCGCGCGAACTGGCCGAATCCGGCCACTATCCGTCCATCGACATCGAGCAGTCCATCAGCCGGGTGATGGTGGACGTGGTGCCGCAGTCGCAGATGGCTTTGGCCCGGCAATTCAAGCAGCTGTATTCGCGCTATCAGCGCAACCGCGATCTGATCAGCGTCGGCGCCTATGTGCCCGGCTCGGATCCGGTATTGGACGAGGCGATGCGGCGTCAGCTGCCCATGGTCGGTTTTCTGACCCAGCCTATGCATGAGTCGCAGGATTTCCCGTCCAGCTGCGAA
It contains:
- a CDS encoding chemotaxis protein CheB translates to MGQLTRGNAAKKPLDVVPSHNADIILPKQAGKVPLASQAVIVIGSSTGGTEALRTLLTALPVSMPPILITQHMPEMFTHSFATRLNTLCKLTVKEAEDNERLQNGTVYIAPGHSHLLIKPAPTIGYAIGLHAGPPVNRHRPSVDVLFRSAANLVGKNCIGVILTGMGRDGASGMLELKQAGAWNIAQDEASCVVFGMPKEAIAMGGAHEVLALESIATRLSVLATQKQQQAGGSA
- the fliI gene encoding flagellar protein export ATPase FliI, whose protein sequence is MSPPLIERQRAWLRDCADSARAAKLWQPCGKLVRVTGMVMEAVGLKLPVGSACQVALADKRLVEAEVVGFSGDKVFLMPLSNVHGLLPGTPVMPLTPQHPPQFGKTRAQAAGDGASGRMVPVGLSLLGRVLDSLGRPLDGKGDIHPDAWFPLHSQPMNPLDRSPVRDVLDVGVRAINGLLTVGRGQRLGLFAGSGVGKSVLLGMMARFTKADVVVVGLIGERGREVKDFIENILGDEGIARSVVVAAPADMPPLMRLHGAAYATALAEYFRAQGLDVLLLMDSVTRYAMAQREIALAIGEPPVTKGYPPSVFARLPQLIERAGNAAEGGGSITGFYTVLSEGDDQQDPIADSARAILDGHFVLSRELAESGHYPSIDIEQSISRVMVDVVPQSQMALARQFKQLYSRYQRNRDLISVGAYVPGSDPVLDEAMRRQLPMVGFLTQPMHESQDFPSSCEQLQGVLS
- a CDS encoding sigma-54-dependent transcriptional regulator codes for the protein MKYLPILVVEDDADLREAIVDTLSLAGYPTLEAGDGAAALAKLKEAPVGLIVSDAQMAPMDGYALFEEAKKRYPGVPFILMTAYGVIERAIELLRAGAAHYLLKPFEPASLIAEVEKHLLRMPSETSGEVVAESAAMRQLFALAGRVAGSDVSVMISGPSGVGKEVLARYIHRHSKRCEGPFVAVNCAAIPENLLESTLFGHERGAFTGAAQALPGKFEQAQGGTILLDEVTEMPLSLQAKLLRVLQEREVERVGGTRTLKLDIRVLATSNRDLQAAVDAGQFREDLYFRLNVFPMRIPALAERRDDILPLARIMLKKYAEAAGRGNLILSEDAERHLTAYSWEGNIRELENVVQRAVILAAGAEIFAADLLLDHDSGAAQVTRTASEKDYSVSDETDMKTLEKRHILETLTAVGGVKKLAAEKLGISERTLRYKLQRYRDEDAADGCQEVPDGNGLE
- the fliF gene encoding flagellar basal-body MS-ring/collar protein FliF → MNEASDRFKALPNNKKVLFLAAVAAIFAVIVGAVVLNRTPSYKVLFSNISDRDGGQVAASLQQMNVPYQLGEGGTISVPSDKVYDARLKLAAQGLPKAGGVGFELMDNQKFGISQFAEQVNYQRAIEGELARTIEAVGSVETARVHIAIPKQSVFVREQQQPTASVMLSLFRGRMLDAGQIAGILHLVSSSVPNLPVKNVTIVDQDGNLLSKQNGPDENSGLDQRQLGYVRQVEEGYVKRIEDILEPIFGKGNSRAQVTASVDFAEVEQTSETFKPNSSPNPSSTRSQQISEKLNNGAALPSGVPGALSNQPPSAASAPITLPPGAAPGTATLSGQTMGASGTLQRDITTNYEVDKTIQHTKMPQGGVKRLSAAVVVNYRRMPDKNGEMKPTPLTPQEVQQINNLVKEAMGFNTQRGDTLNVVNAAFADAEVPATLQEKVTDYVASNGSSLIKYGLLTIAVLYLLFGVVRPIMRDLVKPPAPAKGSEEEAAAQAAAAGGRLLGVAGEEGEEGAAGHAGGAAGGGDPREAQMRQYTTNLEAVREMVKSDPRMAAQIIKEWISADE
- a CDS encoding low molecular weight protein-tyrosine-phosphatase, with product MSQNDCLSILFVCMGNICRSPTAEGVMRAKLKRAGLEARIEVESAGTHGYHVGEAPDRRTCQAALRRGYDLSDLRARQVEARDFERFDWILAADRQNLALLNTQCPPSYRGKLHLLLEPLSGAARDVPDPYYGGAGGFDTVLDLVEAACDAWLARIADAETEPAP
- the fliE gene encoding flagellar hook-basal body complex protein FliE; amino-acid sequence: MSVPNIDQLLGELRTASALAAGKPAATAPEASQVDFSAVLKSTLEQVNSAQQTSQEMQKQFELGDEGVNLQDVMVSLQKASLSFQTMVQARNKLVTAYQEIMNTQV
- a CDS encoding FliH/SctL family protein gives rise to the protein MKVSSSNPIIPGEELEGWSSWSPNALDGLTQRLTPVQLMELAQQRRRQQEQAQAESAAEPAPAEPEAEAGGAENERAVSGYPTAAELEAIHQEAWQSGHEAGEEAGRAAGYQEGLTAGREQGLAEVRAEQEARFAAAWQPLQALAAGLAQDISRFETELSADWLALALELAGQLSHGLARQNPLLIQELLREALEDLPATLAQARLRLNPADLAVAREFLAQETPETQWQWIEDPEVERGGCVIDTAALRLDLTMNTRIAAMRKALGMDDEPAAD
- the fliG gene encoding flagellar motor switch protein FliG, which translates into the protein MSENGVRKSAVLLFSLGQAEAVEVFKYLGPKEVQKISLAMAAINNLSYEQIDEVVSEFKGECAARASIGASDEYLRNVLIEALGPDKAANLLDKIMQGNDHSGIESLKWMDPSSAADLIRNEHPQIIATILVHLEPDLSSSILSFFPERMRNEVLIRTATLEGVQPQALRELNDVLTQLLSGSDRIKKSAAGGIGLTAEILNFMGSNVEAAALNYIREYDPELAQRIQDKMFVFENILEIDDRSIQTILREVQSDSLVIALKGTSAELKDKIFRNMSQRAAEMLRDDLESKGPVKLSEVEAEQKEILKVVRKLADDGQIVLGSKGGDEGLVE